CCATTCGCGTATACTCTGATATTATTTATTGACATTTTCTTTGAAAAATGCTGTGGCAGAGTATATCCGATCTGGAGATTTTTAAGTCTCATGTATGAGGCATCTTTCAGCCAGAATGAAGAGTATTGCGTATTATTGGTTCCGTTAAAATATAATCTGGGAAAGCTGGCTTCAGTATTCTCTGGTGTCCAGTAATCCTTGTGCATTTCCAATGCGGTTCCTCCTACATAGAATGGCTGGATGGCCTGACCGCCGAGATAGCCTTTGAGTTTTCCAATACCCTGGATAAGAAAGCTGAGGTCAAAACCTTTGTATTCACCGTAAAAATTCAATCCGTAGGTAAAACGTGGTATAGAACTTCCGATGACTACCTTATCTGCATCATTGATGATGCCGTCTCCCGAATCAGGAATACCATCTCCATCAGTATCTACGGTGAGTTGATCTTTATATTTTATATCTCCTCTGCCAAATCCGGCAAATTGAGTCGCGTGTTTATATTTGCCTTCAGTATCATAATCAGAGTCCTGGATATAACCATCAGCCTCAAACCCGTAAAAAGATCTAAATGGATGGCCTTCTCTGTTAGCAATAAGCGAGGTTTGATCCTGTCCCTTTAAATCGAGAATTTTATTTTGCACGTCTGAAAGGTTGAAACTCATTTTGTAATTAAATGGGCCTGCATTATCCCGATACGTTACAGAGACATCCCATCCTTTGTTTTCCATTACGCCTGCATTTTGGTAAGGTGCACCGAATCCAATCGTAGGGGGAATATCGAGCCTGAGAAGGATATCATGGGTTTTCCTGTAATAATAGTCAGCAACTACATCCAATTTATTCCCAAAGCCAAGGTCCACTCCTACACCTGTCATTCTGGTTGTCTCCCAAATTAATTCTTCATTTACAAGGGTAGAGATTCCTGCGCCGTCAATCACTGTATTATTGCTTACATAGGGAAAATCCATGGAGATCGTCTGATAAGAAGGATAATACCCTCCTACGTTTTGATTGCCAAGTTCGCCCCACGATGCTCTCACCTTAAAGTTACTGATGGTTTGAACGAGAGTTTGCCAAAAATCCTCTTCTGAGACCCTCCATCCTGCAGAAAATGAAGGGAAGAACCCCCATCGGTTTGCTTTTGCAAAGCGGGAAGTACCATCATATCGCATATTAGCTTCCAACAAGTATTTGCCTGCGTAATCGTAGTTCAGGCGTCCGAAGTAAGAGCGAAGTGCAATTTCGCTTTCAGATCCGTTTGCTTTCTGAATTTCTTCACTTCCGGCATTCAATACAGTATATTGAGGAAACTGAAATCCTTCCCTATAACCGGAATGCCATTTGACTCTGGTACTCTCCTGTTGATAACCCAATAAAAGCTTGAAATTGTTTTGGTGAAAACTTTTCGATGCTGTTCCGGTTGCAGTAAGAAGATGAGTCAGCCCCATATCGGTTTTTTCTGTCAGTTCGGAGTTGGTTGGTTGAGTAAATGCCTGTGAGCCGTCAGAGTAAAAAGTAGTTATGGCTTTGTTGAATGCAGATGTAAATAATGCATAGTAATTAGGATTGTAATTACCTTGGAATACCAACCAGTCTGCAGGCTTATAGGTGAGTCCCAGATTTAGTGTCGCAGATGGATTCTCAGTATGCTTTAATCCTCCATCTATTGCCATTGCCCTGGCATTTAATCCGTTATATGCGTATCCCCAGTCCCCGTTTGAAAATTGCATTGGAAAAATTGCCGGGGTGCGGAATGAATAATGGACGATGGATCCTACACCCTGATTGGGCTCTTTTCGTTTACCCATGGCAAGATGTGCGTCGATTTGTGTTGCTATCTTACGTGATACATCCATATCCATATTCACGCGTAATGTATATCGGTTATATTTTGTATTGGGTATAATCCCATTTTGATCATAATACCCGATATTGACAATTGTCCTTATGCGATTGGATCCTCCACTGAGGGTCAGAAAATGATTGTGAGAAAATCCTGATTCCGTTAAAACCTCATTAAACCAATCCACATTGGGATAGGCATCCGGATCAATGTGCATATTATTCTTGTAGTTTTGGATGTATGCATCATCGAATGTGGGGTTGGTGCCGGCATTTTTCTGTGCAATTGAAAGCATTTCCATATGATCGATCGCATTTACTTTCTTTGGCAAAGTTGTGGGCTGCTGAAATCCCATATATCCATTATAAGTAACAATAAATTTGTCTGCCTGTGCCCTTTTAGTGGTGATGAGAATTACACCGTTTGCAGCCCTTGTCCCATAAATGGCGGCCGATGCTGCGTCCTTCAGTACTGAGATAGATTCAATCATTGCTGGATCAATGTTGTTAATACCCATTTCTACCCCGTCTACCAATATCAGCGGATTGTTTTCTCCCAACGTCGTAATCCCCCGGATCCTGAGAGTTCCTCCATCGGCCCCCGGTTGTCCTGAAGATTGTGTGACGGTTAGTCCCGGTACAATTCCTTGTAAGGCCATTGATGTTTGGCCGACCTTACGTTTAGATATTTCCTGTAGGTCCACACTCACCACAGAACCGGTGAGGTTCGCTTTCTTTTGTGTTCCATAACCAACCACTACCACTTCTTCCAATCCTTTCAGATCCTCTTGCAGTGTTACGTCAATTTTATTCTTTCCTGAGGTATTTATATTCACCGATAAATAACCGATATATGATATTTGCAGCGAAGAATTTTCATCAACCTCTAAGGTGAAATTTCCGTCAATATCCGTGACTGTACCATTGGTTGTACCCTTCTCCATGATATTGGCTCCTATTACCGGCTCACCGTTCTCATCCGTCACTTTTCCTGAGACCTGCCTCTTCTGCTGCTGGATCTCTTTCGTGAAATTTTCTTGTTTCGGCGCTTTTGAAATATAAACCTGCCTGTCGGATACTTTGTAAATGTTATCGGTTCCGGCAAACAATTTATCCAGCACCTCACTAATGGTTTCTTCCTTCACATTGATTGATACTACCCGTTCCGGATCCAACGTGTCCCTATTGTACAGGAATATATATTCACTGTGTTTCTCTATCTCTGTAAAAACTTCCCGAACAGTTCTGTTCTTTAGCTTCAGACTGAGGGTTGTAGCCTGTGAATAGCTATTGCCGGCGTAACTGATACTTATTCCTATGGCAAGGAACAGTGTGATTAACTTCATAATTCTAAAAGTTTTCCGAGTATTAGCGTCTTTTATGAGAATACTAACTTTTTTTGTCATATATTTGTCATGATTTTAAAGGGTTGAACTTTTTGTTTGCTTACTTTTTGAAATCCCGGATCGGATGGTGTTTGGCGATGTCGTCCGATCCTTTTTTACTGTTATCCTGTATCTTTCATTGTTAAATATTTTTTAAGTTTGTACTAAATAGATTATAAAAACCAAATTATTATACACCGATTGCCTAACAAGGGTACTCTATTTGATTCTTACCTTATATATTCCATTTTCATGCTCAATTTCTATCGGGAAAGAGAAGGTTAGGCCGTTAAGCACTTCCCCCAGGTCATTCTTCAAATCAACTTTCCCTGAACACCGCTGATTGACAATATTTTCATCGTAAATGATCTCTTCTCCATAGTAACGGGATAGCTTGGTCATCAAGATATCAAGCCTCTCGTCTTCAGCGTAAAGAATTCCATGGATCCATGAAATGTATTTCTCCACTTCAATTTTTGTTACCGATGTTTGTCCGTCTTTATATTGATACATCAGTGAAGGTGTCAGCTCCGTCTTTGACCTGTTTTTGCCGGATGCTATCTGTACCGCTCCCGTAGCGAGTACAACCTGTGTCTCATGGTCTTCTTCATAGGCCATCACATTGAATTTTGTACCCAACACCCTGATTTCTATATCATTTGTTTTTACTATAAATGGTCTATCGGGATCAGTTGCCACATCGAGAAACGCTTCTCCGTTTACGTATATTTCGCGTATATTTCCTGTGAACCGGTTAGGGTAAACGACTTTTGAGCCGGAATTTACATGTAATGTTGTCCCGTCGGATAAAGTTAACCGTGATCTTTTTCCTTTGGGAATAATGAGTTGGTTATACTCCGGCGTGTTCACTTCTGCTACTGATTTTCCCGTTATCTGGATGCTGTCGGGATTGTAAGAAATCGAAGGTTCTTTTTCTTCTATCCTGATTATCTTTTCGGAGGAAACAAAAAGTTGAATGTCCTCCGAAGATGAGTCTGCTGAAAGCGGATTGGCTTCCACGAATTCCAACAATCCGGATTCCTGTTTCTCAGAATGTTGATAGATTTGGGTAACGGCAAACAAGAGCAGGAACGAAGCCGCAGCAAAAGAAAGCCATGTATATAGTTTCCGCCGTCTTTTGTGCTGATGTATGCGTTGATAAAAAACGTTGTGATGAGTTTCTATTGCCTCGGGTGCAAGGGAATAATGATTCAGCCGGATTTGGGTACTGTATAAAGAGATGGCTTTCTCTATTGAAGAATTTAGTTCCGGATTTTTTTCCATCACATTTTTCCAATAGGCATTATCATCCTCTTCTTTGAAGAAATTCCACCTTAGGAAGTCTTCATCTTTAAGAAAGTCGATAGCCCTGTATCCCTGATATTTATTCTTCCGCATTTATTATTCGTCCTATAGCCTGTTTCATTAGATACGAACATCTCTCTTTTTTGTGAGCATTTTTTATAAGAAAATCGCTTCATTAGTGGGCACTTAAATAAAAAAATAGTTCTTTGAAATCTTTTGTAGATCGCAGTTTTGAGAAATTTTAGTTGTGTGACGATTTGAAATGCGATGATTATATTTTACTTTGCCCAAAAGTAAAAATCATGAATCAAGGCAAATATATTTTCGCACAGCTTACAGAATTTCTACCACGTAGGGTGTTTGACCATATCGTATCCAGGCACGATGGAAACAAGAAAGTCCGAAGTTTCACCTGCTGGAACCAGATGCTATGCATGATCTTTGGACAATTGACAGCCCGTGACAGTATGCGGGACTTGATGTTGAGCTTGGAAGCCCATCAATCCAAATATTACCATTTGGGACTGGGGGCAAGCGTAACCCGGACAAATCTGGGCAAAGCCAATCGTAACCGTAGCTATAAAATCTTTGAGGATTTTGCCTATGTGATGATGGACAAGGCCCGTCAAAGTCATTACAGGGAGGACTTTGAAGTCAAGGTGGACGGGAACGTCTATGCCTTTGACTCCTCCACCATCGACCTGTGCCTGAGTGTCTTCTGGTGGGCGGAGTTCCGCAAGCACAAGGGAGGCATCAAGTTGCATACATTGTATGACCTGAAGACTTCCATTCCGACTTTCGTGTTGATCACCAGCGCAAAGGTCAATGATATGAACGCGATGGATTATCTTCATTATGAATCCGGGAGCTTTTATATCTTCGACCGCGGATACGTGGACTTTGACAGGTTGTACCGGGTGAATGAATCCGAAGCCTGGTTTGTCACGCGGGCCAAGAAGAACTTCAAGTTCCGCAGGATGTATTCCCGGGAAGTTGACAAGTCGACGGGCGTGCAATGCGACCAGATCGGGAAACTGGAGGGATTCTACCAGCAAAAGGACTATCCCGGCAAACTGCGCAGAATCAAGTATCACGACGTGGAACTGGGCAGGACTTCGTTTTTATAACCAATAACATGGACTTGACGGCCGTCGAGATAGCGCTACTGTATAAAAAACGCTGGATGGTTGAGTTGTTCTTCAAATGGATAAAACAACACCTGAAAGTAAAAAGCTTCTGGGGAACGACCATCAACGCCGTTAAAATCCAATTATATTGTGCTATCATCGCTTACTGTCTGGTAGCCTCGATTGGTTACGAATTGAAAGTTGAGCGTCCAATCTACGAAATTCTGCAAATACTCAGCATCTCCCTACTGGACAAAACTCCTATAAGAGAGATACTTACGAATTGCGATTACAAAAATGTCAAAGAGCTCGATTATAAACAATTAAAAATCAACTGGATCTAAGTGTCCAGTAGTGAAATCGCTTATTTAAAAGATAATTTAAAATCCTTTGAATAACAATATGATAAATATGATTGAAGGTAAAGTGGCATTTTCTTTTCTGATTTTATTGATTGCCTGGGATACGAGTTTCCGGATCGAAGTCTCATTCCTCCCCATCATTTCGGAGATTTGGGCATATTCCAGTTCCTGAATATATCGTAAGTACACAGCTTCTTTCTGCAGAGGAGAGAGGCTGTTCAATAATTTCTCTATTTTCTGTTGTATCACCACCCGGTCTTCATCCTCAATAATTTCATCAAGAATAGTAGTCTTGATGGAAAAATTAAAAGCATCATGCTGAATATCCGTTGTATTGGAGAAAGGTTTGTATCTGAAAAAATCATATAACTTATTTTTCAGGGATTTCAGAAGAAAAAACTTAAAATGCGCTACAGAGTTAAATCGTGGTTTGTTAAAAAAAATTTTCAGAAATACATCCTGTATGGCGTCCATTACATAATCGTCTTCTACACCCAGACTCTTGCCATAGGCATACATGTCGTTGATAAAGAATTTGTAAAAGAAAGAAAATGCTTCTTCATCTCCCTTTTGTAGTTTTACGAAAATATTTGATACTTCTTCGGATGCCACATTCATAAATAGTATATCCTCTATAGAAATTGATAAAAACGATACAAGAGCAGGGTTATATCCAAATTACAGAAATATAGGGAAGTAATCTGTTCATTTCATTAAATCAGAGTGCCTTATAGTTATCTGTGGCTCTCCGGTTTGAACCGTCGACCCTCAATCTGTGCCCCAAATATAGATAATTTTTTATATAACCAAAAATTTTAAAAAAAGAGGCCCCCTCGATCGAGAAGGCCTCTTTTGTATCGGTTAACGTGATATCAGCATTAAGGTAAAAAAGATTGTTTTAGGTTATCGATACAAAGATAGAGCGCTATTTTGAATCTGCAAAATAAAAAAATATGTTATAAGACATATTTCTGTAACATATTTTTAAGCGCTGTCATCTGTCTCCCATAGAGAACATATATGTAAATAATTGTTATCCTATTCGTTATATATTGTTCTCTGGTCGCTTGTATCATTGAGTAGATGTTTAATTTTCTTTAATGCAAAAGATCAAGAATAAAAAAAGAGGATAAAAAACAATTGTTCCATCCTCTTTTCGTCCTTTTTTGAGAAAATTATTTTCTGATCCCCAGTTCCTTGATAATGGAACGATATCTTTCGATATCTGTGTCGATCAGATAATCGAGTAAACGACGACGTTTACCGACTAAAATTTTCAATGCTCTTTCTGTGCTATAATCTTTTTTGTTTGACTTGAGATGCTCAGTCAAATGCGAAATACGGTAGGAAAACAATGCTATCTGCGCTTCTGATGAGCCAGTATCAGTGTTGGACTTCCCGTATTTGGCGAAGATTTCCTTCTTTTTAGCAGAATCTAAATACATACTGATTTGTAGATAATATAATTATATAAAACTTTTGGGTTGCAAAGGTACACCTAAATTTCCTAATTCCAAACAGTTTTGTAATTTTCTTTATTTTTCCATTCCAAGGTTCGTTGTGTCTTAATTAATCCACTAGACCACTTAGCTACCCAGGCACTTTCCACATTAATCCGCTCTCCTCCGTAATTTTCCACTCAATCGTTTCACGGCATCCATTATTTCCTGATTCGGTTCAATTACGTTATATTCTCCCCAGAAATCCGGATCGAGGAAGTGTTCTACCTTTTCTGCAATCACATCAGTGGACCTGATCCTCTCGTTACGAGGAAATTTCACTACATTGTTGTCATATCTGTCGGTAATAGCCATTTCCGAGCTAATTGTATAAGTGGTGGCAAACAGGCCGAAGAATCGGTTTGTCCATCTCACACGGAATGAAACTTCGGTACTACTATAATTAAAGAACCATTTTCCGTCACTCTCGGTAAAATCCACTACATACTGCGCCTTGTTTACGTCCACCCTCATCTTGGATGGTTTTCGTCTGATAAAGATATTGGCTGCATCTTTTCGGTCTTCCACATTCATATTGAATTCCATACGGGCAAAAGCCAAAGATGCCGCATCCAAATAAATATTTCCCCTGAACAGGATCTCTTTTATTCCCGGATGAGGGGCAAATGAAATGACATAGTGCGGTTTGTCGTTAATATTAATGAGTCCTTCGATATGAAATTGATATTCCGATGCATCTGTCCCGAAAACGATTTCCGGATTTTTGGCAATGTCCAACATCAGTGCGTCGCTAATACCTCCCTGAAACTTTAAGAGCACAGTGTCCCGGGGGGAAATATCAGTAGCCTTACGTCCAATATATATCTTGGCCTGATCATTACTATATGAACTATAGGTAGCTTTATATATATCCAATACCGTCTCTACCAGCGAGATATAATTCGATCCCTTCTTAACTGACTCACGATAGAAGGCAACCATCATATGAGGATTATCGGGATAATTCTGCGGAATGCGTTGCAATGCCTCTTTTATTAACTCTTTACCGTCGCCCGATACCACGACGACCTCACTCAATTCAATGGGAGAAGGCTTTAAAGTGATATGGTTGTTTGGATTATCGATCAGTGTAATTATCGGGATATTCCGGTTTTCATATCCCAAATATCGGATAAGCAGTTGTGAATTTTTTGTAGAGGCCGGGACACGAATGGAAAAATATCCATCCTGATTGGTAACGCTTGATACATTCACCTGTTGAACCGAAACACTTGCATTGACCAGTGGCTCGTTGGTATCTCCCCCAAGCACCCTGCCTCTAATCAGATAGGTGGAATCCGGCTGTGCTGCATTCCCGGAGAGCAGACTCGAAGTTGATAAGAGGCAGAAAAATAGAATCAGACGGAATAAATTGTTCATACCAAAATAATTAAGAGTGTGATACAGGTCGTAACTTGATGTTTAACAGTCGATTTATTAAATATACAAAGAAAACAAATTAGGAGGGATTTTTTGGATGTATAACGTTTTTTAACCTTGCGGATTGCTCTATCGGGAGCTGCGTTGGAAGATTTGGAAATGTTGCGCTAGAGAGGGGAGAGGTATTTGTGGAAATGGTTGATGATTCCGGGAAAAATCTTGTAAATTTGTATCGAAATAATCCTAAAGAAGAGGTAAATGGTTTATAGATATGATTTTCTGGTGATCGGCTCGGGTATTGCCGGAATGAGTTATGCACTGAAGGTGGCAAAACATGGAAGAGTAGCTATTGCGGCAAAGAATTCCCTTGAAGATGCCAATACATATTATGCCCAAGGGGGAATTGCCTCCGTAACCAATCCGTGGGATAATTTCGAGAAGCATATAGCCGATACGTTGGATGCCGGAGCAGGTCTTTGCGACGTGGAGGTGGTGGAAAAGGTGGTGCGTGAAGCCCCCGATCAAATCAGGGAACTGATAAGGTGGGGAGTCGATTTTGATAAAGATGACAAAGGTAATTTTGATCTCCATCGGGAAGGGGGACATTCTGAATTTCGTATTTTACATCATAAGGATAATACCGGGGCAGAAATACAGGACAGCCTGATCGAGACCATCCGGAAGCATCCGAATATCGACGTGTTCGATCACCATTTTGCCATAGAGGCACTTACGCAGCATCATTTGGGACAGGTTGTTACAAGACACACCTCTGGTATTGAATGTTATGGGGCTTACATCCTCAATCAGGAAACTAACGAGATTGATACATTTCTTGCCCGGGTTACCATGATGGCTACAGGTGGAATCGGTTGTATTTATCAGACCACCACTAACCCGCTGGTCGCCACAGGCGATGGCATTGCGATGGTAGCACGTGCCAAAGGCGAGATCAAGGGGATGGAGTTTGTGCAATTTCATCCTACTGCATTGTATCATCCCGGTGCCCGCCCTTCATTTCTTATTACTGAAGCGATACGTGGTTACGGAGGTGTATTGAAGACGCTTGATGGTGAGGAGTTTATGCGTAAATATGATAAACGCGGATCACTTGCTCCCCGCGATATAGTTGCCCGCGCTATCGATACCGAGATGAAAGAGAAAGGTTTTGAGCACCTTTTTCTGGATGTAACCCATAAAGAGCCTGAAGAGACCCGGAAACATTTTCCTACCATTTATGAAAAATGTCTTTCCTACGGGATTGACATTACTAAAGATATGATCCCTGTGGCTCCTGCGGCTCACTATTTGTGTGGAGGGATTAAAGTGAATATGGATGGGGAGACGAGTATCAGTCGCCTTTATGCTAACGGAGAGTGTGCCTGTACAGGACTTCATGGGGCTAACCGGCTGGCATCTAATTCCCTGATTGAAGCGGTAGTTTTCGCCGATGCTGCGGCAAAACATTCTATTCCGCTCTTCAGGCAGTACCCGTTCCGCGAAGATATTCCCTCCTGGAATGCCGAAGGGGTGACCTCTCCCGAGGAGATGGTGTTGATTACGCAGAGTTACAGGGAAGTAGGACAGATCATGTCGTCTTATGTAGGCATTGTTCGTTCAGATTTGCGTTTGCAAAGAGCGCTTAGCCGGTTGAATATCTTGTTCCGGGAAACTGAGGATCTCTTCCAGCGTTCTGTGGTATCGCGTGATATTTGTGAATTGAGGAATATCATCAAGGTGGGATATATGGTTATTAAGCAGGCTATGGCACGAAAAGAGAGCAGAGGATTACATTATACCGTTGATTATCCCGGCCAGAATCCCGATTCGGTACTTTAAGATTCAAAATTCAAAATTCAAGATTCAAGATTTAAGATTCAAGATTCAAACTTCTCAACTTCTTGACTTCTTAGTTCTCAGTTCTACAATTATTGAAAGAATGAAGACAATTAATATAAACGGTCAACTGCTTGATTTTTCCACACCCCGTGTGATGGGTATTGTGAATGTCACTCCCGATTCCTTCTTTTCAGGTAGCAGGACAGAAGCTGCCAACGAGATTATAAAGAGGTGTGCCCAAATACTCAGGGAAGGAGGGACGATGATTGACGTAGGTGCCCAATCCACTTCACCTGCATCCCGTTTTCTCGATGCAAAGGAGGAAGCCGGACGGCTGATGCCTGCGCTGAAGTTGATCCGTGATGAATTTCCCGATACGATCCTTTCGGTCGATACATTTTATGCAGATGTGGCGAAAGAGGCTGTAGAAAAGTATGGAGTGAACATCATCAACGATATTTCGGGAGGGCAGATAGATGAGCAGATGTTTCCGGTTGTGGCTCAGCTGAATGTCCCTTATATTCTGATGCATATGCGTGGTACACCGCAGACAATGCAACAGTTCATCCACTATGATAATTTTATTCAGGATATCCTTTACTATTTCTCTGAACGCAAGGCAAAATTGAATCAGATCGGGGTAAATGATGTGATCATAGATCCCGGTTTCGGATTCAGTAAAACGGTATCTCAAAATTACGAATTGATGGCTTATCTGAAATATTTTCATATCTTTGAGGAACCTATACTGGTAGGAATATCGCGAAAATCGATGATCTACAAGCTGCTTGGGATCACACCGGAAGAAAGCCTTAACGGCACATCTGTTCTCAATGCGGTGGCATTGCTTTCCGGAGCCGGCATCCTGCGGGTGCATGATGTGAAAGAGGCTGTAGAGTGTGTGAAAATCATCGAAAACGTTCAATTTTATTCATAAAGAAATATGTTCATACATTTTGGAATAAAAGATTTCATTGATGTAGTGCTGGTGGCGCTACTTCTTTATTATCTGTTCCGGTTGGTGAAGATCTCGGGGATGCGTCCCCTTTTTCTCGGAATCCTGGTTTTCATGGTAATCTGGATTCTGGTCTCACGGATATTTAATATGGTATTGCTCGGATCTATTCTCGACCAATTTGTGAGTGTGGGGCTTTTCCTATTGGTAATTCTTTTTCAGGATGAGATTCGACGTTTTTTAATGTCACTCGGATCCAAGAAAGGATGGAATTTTATCACAAAACTGTTCTTTCCTGATAAACAGAAGAATGATAAGTCGTACCTGACACCTATTGTGCTCGCTTGTATGAACATGTCAAAAACAAACACAGGTGCACTGATTGCTATTCAAGGCGATCTTCATTTAGGACTTTATGAACAGACCGGTGAGATTGTCAATGCCGATATATCGTCGAGACTTATCGAGAATATATTTTTCAAGAACAGCCCTTTGCATGACGGGGCCATGATCGTTGTCGGAAAGAAGATTAAAGCTGCGGGATGTATTTTGCCTATCTCCCAGAACCCTAATATACCCACCCACCTTGGATTACGACACCGAGCCGGATTGGGGATATCCCAGGAAACTGACGCCAGAGTGATTATCGTTTCCGAAGAGAGAGGGAAGATATCGTTTGCATCACAGGGACGACTCAAAATGAATATTTCACCGGAGGACCTGCAACGTTTGTTGTTGGAAGACTAACCTAATGTGTCGTTGTGATTAATTACTAATTTGTAATTGGTAATTTTCAATATTATGATTTTAAAAGAACTTTCCCTTATTAATTATAAAAACCTGACTCAGGCAGATCTTACTTTGTCACCCAAGATGAATTGTTTCATCGGAAACAATGGAATGGGGAAGACCAATCTGCTTGATGCCATTTATTATCTCTCCTTTTGCAGAAGTTACACCAATCCTGTGGATTCGCAGATCATAAGACATGGTGAAGAGGTTTGTTTGTTGCAGGGGAAGTATGAGTTTGAGGATGATACCAAAGAGGAGGTCTATTGTGCTATCCGTCGCCGGCAAAAGAAACAGTTCAAGCGCAATAAGAAAGAATATGAACGGCTTTCAGGCCATATCGGGTTAATTCCTCTGGTAATGATATCTCCGGCCGATAATGAACTGATTACAGGTGGAAGCGAGGTGCGCCGCAGATTTATGGATATGGCTGTATCCCAGTTTGACAAGGAGTATCTGCGTGCTTTACTAAGGTATAATAAAACATTACAGCAACGCAATGTGTTGTTGAAAAATGAGGAATCGCTTATCGATTTCACTTTGTTGGATCTCTGGGAAGAGCAGATGGCCGAAGCCGGAGCCTTCATTTATAATAAAAGGAAAGAATTTATTGAGGAATTTACTCCTATCTTCAATCAATTCTATGCGAATATCAGTCAATCGGGAGAACAGGTCTCCTTCAGCTATACTTCTCAATTGGATGATGCTGATTTCCTTGAAAAGTTGAGACATAACAGGCAGCGTGATGTCTATCTCGGTCATACTTCGGTGGGTATTCACCGTGATGAACTGGAGATGTTACTTGATGGCTATCCTATCAAAAAGGTGGGATCACAGGGGCAGAACAAGACCTATTTTGTTTCACTGAAACTGGCTCAGTTTCACTTCCTGTTGAAAACGGGCAGGACAACGCCTATCCTGTTGTTGGATGATATTTTCGACCGGCTTGATGCGAAAAGGGTAGAGGAGATTGTAAAATTGGTTTCAGGATCGGAATTTGGACAAATATTCATATCGGACACCAACAGGGGATCGCTTGATAAGATATTGGCGAGGGTTAATAACAACTCACATATCTATTCTGTAGTGGATGGCGAGATAAACCTGATGAAAGATTAGTCTGTATGCAGAAGAAAAATGCTCAATCGTTGTCAGAAGC
This window of the Proteiniphilum saccharofermentans genome carries:
- a CDS encoding TonB-dependent receptor, giving the protein MKLITLFLAIGISISYAGNSYSQATTLSLKLKNRTVREVFTEIEKHSEYIFLYNRDTLDPERVVSINVKEETISEVLDKLFAGTDNIYKVSDRQVYISKAPKQENFTKEIQQQKRQVSGKVTDENGEPVIGANIMEKGTTNGTVTDIDGNFTLEVDENSSLQISYIGYLSVNINTSGKNKIDVTLQEDLKGLEEVVVVGYGTQKKANLTGSVVSVDLQEISKRKVGQTSMALQGIVPGLTVTQSSGQPGADGGTLRIRGITTLGENNPLILVDGVEMGINNIDPAMIESISVLKDAASAAIYGTRAANGVILITTKRAQADKFIVTYNGYMGFQQPTTLPKKVNAIDHMEMLSIAQKNAGTNPTFDDAYIQNYKNNMHIDPDAYPNVDWFNEVLTESGFSHNHFLTLSGGSNRIRTIVNIGYYDQNGIIPNTKYNRYTLRVNMDMDVSRKIATQIDAHLAMGKRKEPNQGVGSIVHYSFRTPAIFPMQFSNGDWGYAYNGLNARAMAIDGGLKHTENPSATLNLGLTYKPADWLVFQGNYNPNYYALFTSAFNKAITTFYSDGSQAFTQPTNSELTEKTDMGLTHLLTATGTASKSFHQNNFKLLLGYQQESTRVKWHSGYREGFQFPQYTVLNAGSEEIQKANGSESEIALRSYFGRLNYDYAGKYLLEANMRYDGTSRFAKANRWGFFPSFSAGWRVSEEDFWQTLVQTISNFKVRASWGELGNQNVGGYYPSYQTISMDFPYVSNNTVIDGAGISTLVNEELIWETTRMTGVGVDLGFGNKLDVVADYYYRKTHDILLRLDIPPTIGFGAPYQNAGVMENKGWDVSVTYRDNAGPFNYKMSFNLSDVQNKILDLKGQDQTSLIANREGHPFRSFYGFEADGYIQDSDYDTEGKYKHATQFAGFGRGDIKYKDQLTVDTDGDGIPDSGDGIINDADKVVIGSSIPRFTYGLNFYGEYKGFDLSFLIQGIGKLKGYLGGQAIQPFYVGGTALEMHKDYWTPENTEASFPRLYFNGTNNTQYSSFWLKDASYMRLKNLQIGYTLPQHFSKKMSINNIRVYANGDNLLTFDNFWDGYDVENTNNVTSAAYYPMVKNFTFGVEISF
- a CDS encoding FecR family protein, with protein sequence MRKNKYQGYRAIDFLKDEDFLRWNFFKEEDDNAYWKNVMEKNPELNSSIEKAISLYSTQIRLNHYSLAPEAIETHHNVFYQRIHQHKRRRKLYTWLSFAAASFLLLFAVTQIYQHSEKQESGLLEFVEANPLSADSSSEDIQLFVSSEKIIRIEEKEPSISYNPDSIQITGKSVAEVNTPEYNQLIIPKGKRSRLTLSDGTTLHVNSGSKVVYPNRFTGNIREIYVNGEAFLDVATDPDRPFIVKTNDIEIRVLGTKFNVMAYEEDHETQVVLATGAVQIASGKNRSKTELTPSLMYQYKDGQTSVTKIEVEKYISWIHGILYAEDERLDILMTKLSRYYGEEIIYDENIVNQRCSGKVDLKNDLGEVLNGLTFSFPIEIEHENGIYKVRIK
- a CDS encoding IS4 family transposase, producing the protein MNQGKYIFAQLTEFLPRRVFDHIVSRHDGNKKVRSFTCWNQMLCMIFGQLTARDSMRDLMLSLEAHQSKYYHLGLGASVTRTNLGKANRNRSYKIFEDFAYVMMDKARQSHYREDFEVKVDGNVYAFDSSTIDLCLSVFWWAEFRKHKGGIKLHTLYDLKTSIPTFVLITSAKVNDMNAMDYLHYESGSFYIFDRGYVDFDRLYRVNESEAWFVTRAKKNFKFRRMYSREVDKSTGVQCDQIGKLEGFYQQKDYPGKLRRIKYHDVELGRTSFL
- a CDS encoding transposase, encoding MRPDRETGGILPAKGLSRQTAQNQVSRRGTGQDFVFITNNMDLTAVEIALLYKKRWMVELFFKWIKQHLKVKSFWGTTINAVKIQLYCAIIAYCLVASIGYELKVERPIYEILQILSISLLDKTPIREILTNCDYKNVKELDYKQLKINWI
- a CDS encoding RNA polymerase sigma factor; its protein translation is MNVASEEVSNIFVKLQKGDEEAFSFFYKFFINDMYAYGKSLGVEDDYVMDAIQDVFLKIFFNKPRFNSVAHFKFFLLKSLKNKLYDFFRYKPFSNTTDIQHDAFNFSIKTTILDEIIEDEDRVVIQQKIEKLLNSLSPLQKEAVYLRYIQELEYAQISEMMGRNETSIRKLVSQAINKIRKENATLPSIIFIILLFKGF
- the rpsO gene encoding 30S ribosomal protein S15, translating into MYLDSAKKKEIFAKYGKSNTDTGSSEAQIALFSYRISHLTEHLKSNKKDYSTERALKILVGKRRRLLDYLIDTDIERYRSIIKELGIRK